The following are encoded together in the Gordonia insulae genome:
- a CDS encoding nuclear transport factor 2 family protein, which translates to MSADPADIVRGLWAALARRDWDAVTPFLADDCIYVDVPFGPTLAARGPVDIVKRIKVGFEPLTAYANHDGLLVSTGDDVIYEHSETWEWPTGEVAVLPFVTVHRIRDGQIILWKDYWDSATLIQNAPPTWMSDLASADTSWVFDATGHI; encoded by the coding sequence ATGTCCGCTGATCCGGCCGACATCGTCCGCGGTCTGTGGGCGGCGCTCGCCCGACGAGATTGGGATGCGGTGACACCGTTCCTCGCCGACGACTGCATCTACGTCGACGTTCCGTTCGGTCCGACGCTGGCCGCACGCGGACCGGTCGACATCGTCAAACGCATCAAGGTCGGTTTCGAACCCCTGACCGCCTACGCCAACCACGACGGTCTCCTGGTGAGTACCGGCGACGACGTGATCTATGAGCATTCGGAGACCTGGGAGTGGCCGACCGGTGAGGTTGCCGTCCTGCCCTTCGTCACGGTGCACCGCATCCGCGACGGCCAGATCATCCTGTGGAAGGACTACTGGGACTCGGCGACTCTCATCCAGAACGCACCACCGACCTGGATGTCGGATCTCGCGAGTGCCGACACCAGTTGGGTGTTCGACGCCACCGGCCACATCTGA
- a CDS encoding N-acyl-D-amino-acid deacylase family protein has translation MSTYSLTLIRRHVSNGSVTYDTIIRDGLWFDGTGTPPAVRNIGIRDGSVAVVSADPLEEAGCRDVVDAAGLWVMPGMIDIHTHYDVEVLAQPGLSESLRHGVTTILVGSCSLSTIHVDGTDAGDLFGRVEAIPRQNVIDIVDRHKTWSTPADYIDALEDRPLGPNVAAFIGHSDMRTAAMGLDRATRKSVRPTASEQEQMERWLSMALDAGFVGMSSQQLLFDKLDGDTCRSRTLPSTYAKPRELRRLKAILRRTGRILQAGPDITNPLNVGSQVFTSMGIGRNTLKTSLLSAADIKANPFAIKLMGPLAALANRFRGDFRWQHLPVPFEVYADGIDLVIFEEFGSGAAALHLKEEVERNDLLRDEDYRRRFRKDYDTKFGMRVWHRDFFDAQIVACPDTSVIGKSFGEVGDDRGGLHPVDAFLDLVLEHGTDLRWRTTISNHRPEMLQQMAREPGIQFGFSDAGAHLRNMAFYNFGLRLLRHVYSAQCAGRPFMEVSAAVHRMTGELADWYGIDAGHLRPGDRADLMIVDPRHLDDTLDAYAEAPIPAYGGLSRMVNRNDDTVVAVYVSGRKVVEDGVPTDLVGVTRTGRFLRHGRRAPAVPAAPSPAPQQAFADVR, from the coding sequence ATGTCTACCTATTCGTTGACACTGATCCGCCGACACGTCTCTAATGGTTCGGTGACCTACGACACAATCATTCGCGACGGACTGTGGTTCGACGGGACGGGCACGCCCCCGGCGGTGCGAAACATCGGTATTCGCGACGGATCGGTGGCCGTGGTGTCCGCCGATCCGCTCGAGGAGGCGGGCTGTCGCGACGTCGTCGACGCCGCGGGCCTCTGGGTGATGCCGGGCATGATCGACATCCACACCCACTACGACGTCGAGGTCCTCGCCCAGCCGGGGCTGTCGGAGTCGCTGCGGCACGGGGTGACGACGATCCTGGTCGGCTCCTGCTCGTTGTCGACGATCCACGTCGACGGCACGGACGCCGGTGATCTGTTCGGCCGGGTCGAGGCGATCCCACGTCAGAACGTGATCGACATCGTCGACCGGCACAAGACCTGGTCGACGCCGGCCGACTACATCGATGCGCTCGAGGACCGTCCCCTCGGGCCGAATGTCGCCGCGTTCATCGGTCACTCCGACATGCGCACCGCTGCCATGGGACTCGACCGTGCGACCCGGAAATCGGTGCGACCCACCGCGTCCGAGCAAGAGCAGATGGAACGCTGGCTGTCGATGGCACTCGACGCCGGATTCGTGGGGATGTCCTCGCAACAGTTGCTCTTCGACAAGCTCGACGGCGACACCTGCCGATCGCGAACGTTGCCGTCCACCTACGCGAAACCCCGGGAACTACGCCGGCTGAAGGCGATTCTGCGCAGGACCGGGCGCATCCTGCAGGCGGGCCCCGACATCACCAATCCGTTGAACGTGGGTTCGCAGGTGTTCACCTCGATGGGTATCGGTCGGAACACCCTCAAGACGAGTCTGTTGTCCGCGGCCGACATCAAGGCCAACCCCTTCGCGATCAAGCTGATGGGTCCGCTCGCCGCGCTCGCCAACAGGTTCCGGGGCGACTTCCGCTGGCAGCATCTCCCGGTCCCGTTCGAGGTCTATGCCGACGGGATCGATCTCGTCATCTTCGAAGAGTTCGGATCCGGTGCGGCCGCACTGCATCTCAAGGAGGAGGTTGAACGTAACGACCTGCTCCGCGACGAGGACTACCGACGACGGTTCCGCAAGGACTACGACACCAAGTTCGGTATGCGGGTGTGGCATCGGGACTTCTTCGACGCGCAGATCGTGGCCTGTCCGGATACGTCGGTGATCGGGAAGAGCTTCGGCGAGGTCGGCGACGACCGCGGCGGGCTGCACCCGGTGGACGCCTTCCTCGACCTCGTGCTCGAACATGGCACCGATCTCCGATGGCGGACGACGATCTCCAACCATCGACCCGAGATGCTCCAGCAGATGGCCCGGGAGCCCGGTATCCAGTTCGGCTTCTCCGATGCCGGTGCGCATCTGCGGAACATGGCGTTCTACAACTTCGGACTGCGCCTGCTGCGCCATGTGTACTCGGCTCAGTGCGCCGGGCGACCGTTCATGGAGGTCTCGGCCGCGGTCCATCGCATGACGGGTGAACTCGCCGACTGGTACGGGATCGACGCGGGTCACCTGCGCCCGGGTGATCGCGCCGACCTCATGATCGTGGATCCGCGCCACCTCGACGACACCCTCGACGCGTACGCCGAGGCGCCCATACCGGCCTACGGTGGGCTGTCACGGATGGTGAACCGCAACGACGACACCGTGGTCGCCGTGTACGTCAGCGGGCGCAAGGTGGTGGAGGACGGCGTACCCACCGACCTCGTCGGGGTCACCCGGACCGGGCGGTTCCTCCGGCACGGTCGTCGTGCGCCGGCCGTCCCGGCCGCCCCGAGCCCCGCGCCGCAGCAGGCATTCGCCGATGTCCGCTGA
- a CDS encoding helix-turn-helix transcriptional regulator, with protein MTEPGRDRIRELLDAVLADDNHTLGDMAAGAHASAFHFSRQFSRHVGESPVALRRRVMLERAAWQLQRGESVTDSAFAAGYDSVEGFARAFSRAFGHPPSRIGSQADRGHWLPSPNGVHFHSPSVLYVDNGAATEESAGDVLSLMVRHDLDDVSALLEAAKDIDDSAYRARRLRGHRPLAWSGPEESLAEVFTHLVLDKQPWLASIAGDDDPTLDTPDDVQTLTEVHAAIAPRWLALTRDIDRRDAWSDSIVDAICDPPESFLLSQIWAHVLTFSTHRRQIARWMLSDAGVDVAAIDPDPIMWHRQRSGGTL; from the coding sequence ATGACCGAGCCAGGGCGAGACCGGATACGCGAACTTCTCGACGCCGTACTCGCCGACGACAATCACACACTCGGCGACATGGCTGCCGGTGCACACGCCTCCGCATTCCACTTCAGCCGGCAGTTCTCCCGGCATGTCGGTGAGTCCCCGGTCGCACTCCGACGACGGGTCATGCTCGAACGCGCCGCCTGGCAGCTCCAGCGCGGGGAGTCGGTGACCGACAGCGCTTTCGCTGCCGGCTACGACTCGGTCGAGGGGTTCGCCCGTGCCTTCAGCCGCGCGTTCGGGCACCCGCCGAGCCGGATCGGCTCGCAGGCCGACCGCGGCCACTGGCTGCCGTCGCCCAACGGCGTCCACTTCCACTCGCCGTCGGTGCTCTACGTCGACAACGGCGCGGCCACCGAGGAGTCCGCCGGTGATGTCCTGTCACTGATGGTTCGTCACGATCTCGACGATGTCAGCGCACTTCTGGAGGCGGCCAAGGACATCGACGACAGCGCCTATCGCGCGAGGCGACTGCGCGGCCACCGGCCGCTCGCGTGGAGCGGTCCGGAGGAGTCCCTCGCCGAGGTCTTCACCCACCTCGTGCTGGACAAGCAACCGTGGCTCGCAAGCATCGCCGGCGACGACGACCCGACCCTCGACACCCCCGACGACGTCCAGACCCTGACCGAGGTCCACGCCGCGATCGCACCGCGCTGGCTCGCCCTCACCCGAGACATCGACCGCCGTGACGCGTGGTCGGACAGCATCGTCGACGCCATCTGCGATCCGCCGGAATCCTTTCTGCTGTCACAGATCTGGGCTCATGTCCTGACATTCTCGACGCACCGGCGGCAGATCGCCCGGTGGATGCTGTCCGACGCCGGTGTCGACGTCGCCGCCATCGACCCGGACCCCATCATGTGGCACCGACAACGATCCGGAGGAACCCTGTGA
- a CDS encoding dihydrofolate reductase family protein, producing MTTARVRYYTATTLDGYLADQHDSLDWLLTQPIDEDGAMNYGSFIEEIGAMVMGYTTYAWLLEHEVGDGKPWPYDIPCFVFTHRDLAPVADSVRIVEGLPADHRSAIVDAAAGKDTWVVGGGDLAAQFADAGLLDEVVVSIAPVTLGAGRPLFPRRFDLELLEVDRNRAFVCARYAVVGPRPVASP from the coding sequence GTGACCACCGCCCGCGTCCGCTATTACACGGCAACGACTCTCGACGGCTACCTGGCCGATCAGCACGACTCGCTGGACTGGTTGCTCACCCAGCCGATCGACGAGGACGGCGCGATGAACTACGGCTCGTTCATCGAGGAGATCGGCGCGATGGTCATGGGCTACACGACCTACGCATGGCTGCTGGAGCACGAGGTCGGCGACGGCAAGCCGTGGCCATACGACATCCCGTGCTTCGTGTTCACCCACCGGGACCTCGCGCCGGTAGCGGATTCGGTGCGCATCGTCGAGGGCCTCCCGGCCGATCACCGATCGGCGATCGTCGACGCCGCGGCGGGCAAGGACACCTGGGTCGTCGGTGGCGGCGATCTCGCCGCACAGTTCGCCGACGCCGGACTGCTGGACGAGGTCGTCGTGTCCATCGCACCGGTCACGCTGGGCGCCGGACGGCCGCTGTTCCCCCGGCGATTCGACCTCGAACTGCTCGAGGTCGATCGCAACCGCGCCTTCGTGTGCGCGCGCTATGCGGTGGTGGGCCCCAGGCCGGTCGCATCGCCGTGA
- a CDS encoding PaaI family thioesterase — MSGYFTEEIPAEELTRQMEVARGVGDSVRALVAATVVTDVDEDDVIEAQRLIDAATAILERRRIDSSFGIRFNSDGRQRNWGNAVEGIRNPVAPPVEFEAGDDRVWAEFSLGPQYEGPPGLVHGGVIALILDQVLGHAAVHAGAPGMTGTLSIRYRQGTKLGSMRTEAWIDRTEGVKTFAKGQISTADGICAEAEGIFIMPRWARELDIDRRSRIGDA, encoded by the coding sequence GTGAGCGGTTACTTCACCGAGGAGATTCCTGCGGAGGAGTTGACTCGACAGATGGAGGTGGCCAGGGGAGTCGGTGACAGCGTGCGCGCACTGGTCGCCGCGACCGTGGTCACCGATGTCGATGAGGACGACGTCATCGAGGCGCAACGACTCATCGACGCCGCGACGGCGATCCTCGAACGCCGGCGCATCGACTCCTCTTTCGGTATCCGATTCAATTCCGATGGTCGGCAACGTAACTGGGGAAACGCGGTCGAGGGAATCCGTAATCCCGTCGCACCCCCGGTCGAGTTCGAGGCGGGCGACGACCGGGTGTGGGCCGAGTTCTCGCTGGGTCCGCAGTACGAAGGGCCGCCCGGATTGGTGCACGGTGGCGTCATCGCACTGATCCTCGATCAGGTCCTCGGCCACGCCGCCGTGCACGCGGGCGCGCCGGGTATGACCGGCACCCTGTCGATCCGCTATCGGCAGGGCACCAAACTCGGGTCGATGCGGACCGAGGCGTGGATCGACCGCACCGAGGGCGTCAAGACGTTTGCGAAGGGACAGATCTCGACGGCCGACGGTATCTGCGCGGAGGCCGAGGGCATCTTCATCATGCCGCGGTGGGCGCGCGAACTCGACATCGATCGGCGATCGCGCATCGGCGATGCCTGA
- a CDS encoding carboxymuconolactone decarboxylase family protein, which produces MSRIGGFADDDIVGWLGLSPTLGGALGDYANAVYNQGRLDVRTRELARMVIAGHNECAVCRGTRAASSGLDEEFYLHVDEWATWPDYSDTERVAAEFAHRFATDHIGLREDEEFWQRCHVSLTDELVVDLALSCALWLGQGRALRVLDVGQACRLTI; this is translated from the coding sequence ATGTCACGCATCGGCGGGTTCGCGGACGACGACATCGTGGGTTGGCTCGGTCTCTCACCGACCCTCGGTGGCGCCCTGGGCGACTACGCAAACGCTGTCTACAACCAGGGACGACTGGACGTTCGCACCCGGGAACTCGCGCGCATGGTGATCGCGGGGCACAACGAATGCGCCGTCTGCCGCGGGACCCGCGCCGCGTCGAGTGGGCTCGACGAGGAGTTCTACCTGCACGTCGACGAGTGGGCGACCTGGCCGGACTACTCCGACACCGAACGGGTCGCCGCGGAGTTCGCGCACCGATTCGCGACGGATCACATCGGCCTGCGTGAAGACGAGGAGTTCTGGCAACGCTGTCACGTGAGCCTGACCGACGAACTCGTCGTCGACCTCGCCCTGTCCTGTGCCCTGTGGCTCGGTCAGGGCCGGGCGCTGCGGGTTCTCGACGTCGGTCAGGCGTGCCGCCTGACCATCTGA
- a CDS encoding crotonase/enoyl-CoA hydratase family protein — protein MSDQQWKAFEVSISDFVAEVTLTGPGKGNAMGPDFWRELPEICAQLDRDDDVRAILLTGSGAHFSYGLDLPAMAGDLGSVLAEGAKARARTEFHDMVRRMQGAISAVADCRKPVVAAVSGWCIGGGVDLISAADIRYASADAKFSVREVKVAMVADVGSFARLPLIIGDGHLRELALTGKDIDADRALRIGLVNDVLPNHEGLLATARATAAEIAANPPLVVQGVKSVLDHTRRPAVEDSLRYVAAWNSAFLPSDDLTEAISAVFEKRPPEFRGA, from the coding sequence ATGAGCGATCAACAGTGGAAAGCGTTCGAGGTCTCGATCTCTGATTTCGTCGCCGAGGTGACCCTCACCGGCCCGGGCAAGGGCAACGCAATGGGCCCCGACTTCTGGCGCGAGCTCCCCGAGATCTGCGCGCAGCTCGATCGGGACGACGATGTGCGGGCCATCCTGCTGACCGGCTCGGGTGCCCACTTCTCCTACGGTCTCGATCTGCCGGCCATGGCCGGAGACCTCGGATCGGTACTCGCCGAAGGCGCGAAAGCACGGGCGCGCACGGAGTTCCACGACATGGTGCGTCGGATGCAGGGCGCCATCTCGGCAGTCGCGGACTGCCGCAAGCCTGTCGTCGCCGCGGTCTCCGGGTGGTGCATCGGTGGTGGTGTCGACCTCATCAGTGCCGCCGATATCCGCTATGCCAGTGCCGACGCGAAGTTCAGCGTGCGCGAGGTCAAGGTCGCGATGGTCGCCGATGTGGGCAGCTTCGCACGGCTGCCACTGATCATCGGCGACGGCCACCTCCGAGAACTCGCCCTGACCGGCAAGGACATCGATGCCGACCGCGCCCTGCGGATCGGACTGGTCAACGATGTCCTACCGAACCATGAGGGTCTGCTGGCCACCGCGCGCGCGACGGCCGCCGAGATCGCCGCGAATCCTCCGCTGGTCGTGCAGGGCGTGAAGTCCGTGCTCGATCACACCCGCCGGCCCGCCGTCGAGGACAGCCTGCGCTATGTGGCGGCGTGGAACTCGGCGTTCCTGCCCAGCGACGACCTCACCGAGGCGATCAGCGCCGTGTTCGAGAAGCGGCCGCCGGAGTTCCGCGGCGCCTGA
- a CDS encoding nitroreductase family deazaflavin-dependent oxidoreductase, with amino-acid sequence MGALTPLAIKIGSISWMPRLLPQIVVCDNALHTLTCQRYGLLDVAGLPNIDLRVVGRKSGAVRSTRLLAVPTESGAWLIAGSYFGGPEMPQWVYNLRATETVEVGHRGRTTTMTCRELDGDDRATAWKRMVEVWPNFDLYVARTERTIPVFVLEPIALV; translated from the coding sequence ATGGGCGCCCTCACACCGCTGGCGATCAAGATCGGTTCGATCAGCTGGATGCCGCGTTTGTTGCCGCAGATCGTCGTGTGCGACAACGCGCTGCACACGCTGACCTGTCAGCGCTACGGCCTGCTCGATGTGGCGGGCCTGCCCAACATCGATCTGCGCGTCGTCGGCCGCAAGAGCGGAGCGGTGCGATCGACCCGACTGCTCGCGGTCCCCACCGAGAGTGGCGCATGGTTGATCGCCGGCTCGTACTTCGGCGGACCCGAGATGCCGCAATGGGTCTACAACCTGCGCGCCACCGAGACCGTCGAGGTCGGGCATCGCGGTAGGACCACCACGATGACCTGCCGCGAACTCGACGGCGACGACCGCGCGACCGCGTGGAAGCGGATGGTCGAGGTGTGGCCGAACTTCGATCTGTACGTCGCGCGCACCGAGCGGACGATTCCCGTCTTCGTGCTCGAACCGATCGCCCTCGTCTGA
- a CDS encoding N-acetylglucosamine kinase, with the protein MAQRILLDGGQTGTRLRVVGPTTSSDHDGAPIHTDRPVVAQIATAASELIAGLDGSVDGPIDELAAGVSGLTPEATRPEELLAAVSGLGIRSVALAHDSVSAYLAANRFDLGAVTAVGTGVVTLGVGPAGTARVDGWGHLVGDAGSGYWIGREGLDAALRAFDGRGPATVLERSATDEFGDLPELYMVLQGDPDRVARTARFARTVDEAARSGDVVAIDINHRAAAELAGSVRAALARSGFGADVPARVSWMGKVLGRNERIRERFVDLMRSAGPDVTVAEPHGEPLDGVALLLDLPADHPLAGEVHRA; encoded by the coding sequence ATGGCGCAGCGCATCCTGCTCGACGGAGGTCAGACCGGCACCCGGCTCCGCGTGGTCGGCCCCACGACATCGAGCGACCACGACGGCGCGCCGATCCACACCGACCGACCGGTTGTTGCGCAGATCGCCACCGCCGCAAGCGAACTGATCGCCGGCTTGGACGGCAGCGTCGACGGTCCGATCGATGAACTGGCCGCGGGAGTCTCCGGGCTCACTCCGGAGGCGACACGCCCGGAGGAGCTGTTGGCCGCCGTGTCGGGCCTCGGCATCCGATCGGTCGCCCTCGCGCATGACTCGGTGTCAGCGTATCTCGCGGCCAACCGGTTCGATCTCGGGGCCGTCACCGCCGTCGGCACCGGGGTCGTCACGCTCGGGGTCGGACCGGCCGGGACCGCGCGCGTCGACGGTTGGGGCCACCTCGTCGGTGACGCGGGCAGTGGCTACTGGATCGGGCGCGAAGGCCTCGACGCCGCGCTGCGCGCCTTCGACGGGCGGGGCCCGGCCACCGTCCTGGAGCGCTCCGCCACCGACGAGTTCGGTGACCTGCCGGAGCTGTACATGGTGTTGCAGGGCGACCCCGACCGGGTCGCCCGCACCGCGCGCTTCGCTCGCACAGTCGACGAGGCGGCGCGCTCGGGCGACGTCGTCGCGATCGACATCAACCACCGGGCCGCCGCCGAACTCGCGGGTTCGGTGCGGGCGGCGTTGGCCCGCAGCGGCTTCGGAGCCGACGTCCCCGCCCGGGTGAGCTGGATGGGCAAGGTACTGGGGCGCAACGAGCGAATCCGCGAGCGCTTCGTCGATCTCATGCGCAGCGCCGGACCCGACGTCACCGTCGCGGAACCACATGGAGAGCCCCTCGACGGGGTGGCCCTGCTCCTCGATCTGCCCGCCGACCACCCACTCGCCGGGGAGGTGCACCGCGCCTGA
- the htpG gene encoding molecular chaperone HtpG encodes MSGQTEVREFQAETRQLLDLMVHSVYSNKDSFLRELISNSSDALDKLRLESLQDKSLDVDTSDLHIQLEVDSDQRTLTVRDNGIGMSREDVIGLIGTLARSGTAELRRKLAEAKDAAASEELIGQFGIGFYSTFMVADRVTLVTRFAGDDVATRWESTGDGTYTIDEVTGAPQGTSVTLALKPADTDDHLYDYTDATKLRQLVKRYSDFIAWPIRMDVEKPVAAPATESGAEESGSDAEPKTEIVSETINSQKALWAKSADEVSEEEYTEFYRHVSHGWDEPLEVITVKAEGTFEYQALLFIPSQAPFDLFMRERTSGVQLYVKRVFIMDDCEELMPEYLRFVKGVVDAADLSLNVSREILQQDRQIRAIRRRLTKRIISTVGDLRSNRPEDYRTFWEHFGRVWKEGLVNDFDNRDAILKASSFASTDSADDLTTLADYVGRMRSGQDSIYYMTGETRQQIENSPHIEAFRAKGIEVLLLTDPVDEMWVTSGLEFDGKSFTSIAKGAVDLDALADDADGDADAEAKADKEKQAESFAGLLGWLGETLSDDVSEARLSSRLTESAACLVGDTFSMSPQLEKLYRASGQELPKSKRALELNADHPLVTGLNAAFVAGDDHSALVGTAKLVYGMAVIAEGGELGDPAEFAKLLAGTLTDSLGSVES; translated from the coding sequence ATGAGTGGTCAAACAGAGGTTCGTGAGTTCCAGGCGGAGACCCGTCAGTTGCTGGATCTCATGGTGCATTCGGTGTATTCGAACAAGGACAGCTTCCTGCGGGAGTTGATCTCGAACTCGTCGGATGCGCTCGACAAACTGCGACTCGAGTCGCTGCAGGACAAGAGCCTGGACGTCGACACGTCCGACCTGCACATCCAGCTCGAGGTGGATTCGGACCAGCGGACCCTGACGGTGCGCGACAACGGCATCGGCATGTCGCGCGAGGATGTCATCGGACTGATCGGCACGCTGGCCCGGTCGGGCACCGCCGAGTTGCGGCGCAAGCTGGCCGAGGCCAAGGATGCCGCGGCGTCGGAGGAACTGATCGGACAGTTCGGTATCGGTTTCTACTCGACCTTCATGGTCGCCGACCGGGTCACCCTGGTCACGCGGTTCGCCGGTGACGACGTGGCGACCCGCTGGGAATCGACCGGCGACGGCACCTACACGATCGACGAGGTGACGGGCGCTCCGCAGGGCACGTCCGTCACGTTGGCGCTCAAACCGGCCGACACCGACGACCATCTGTACGACTACACCGATGCGACGAAGCTGCGGCAGCTGGTGAAGCGCTACTCGGACTTCATCGCCTGGCCGATCCGGATGGACGTCGAGAAGCCGGTGGCGGCCCCCGCCACCGAATCCGGGGCCGAGGAGTCCGGCAGCGATGCCGAGCCGAAGACGGAGATCGTCAGCGAGACCATCAACTCGCAGAAGGCGTTGTGGGCGAAGTCCGCCGACGAGGTCTCCGAAGAGGAGTACACCGAGTTCTATCGCCACGTCAGCCACGGCTGGGACGAGCCGCTCGAGGTGATCACCGTCAAGGCGGAGGGGACCTTCGAGTATCAGGCGCTGCTGTTCATCCCGTCGCAGGCACCGTTCGACCTGTTCATGCGGGAGCGGACCTCCGGTGTGCAGCTCTACGTCAAGCGCGTCTTCATCATGGACGACTGCGAAGAGCTGATGCCGGAGTACCTGCGCTTCGTCAAGGGAGTCGTCGACGCCGCCGACCTGTCGCTGAACGTCTCGCGCGAGATCCTGCAGCAGGACCGACAGATCCGCGCGATCCGCCGTCGCCTGACCAAGCGCATCATCTCGACCGTCGGCGACCTGCGCAGCAACCGGCCCGAGGACTACCGCACCTTCTGGGAGCATTTCGGCCGGGTGTGGAAGGAAGGCCTGGTCAACGACTTCGACAATCGCGATGCCATCCTCAAGGCGTCGTCGTTCGCGTCGACGGACTCGGCAGACGACCTCACCACGCTCGCCGACTACGTCGGGCGGATGAGGAGTGGTCAGGACTCGATCTACTACATGACCGGCGAGACCCGTCAGCAGATCGAGAACTCTCCGCATATCGAGGCGTTCCGGGCCAAGGGCATCGAGGTCCTGCTGCTCACCGATCCGGTCGACGAGATGTGGGTGACGAGCGGGCTCGAGTTCGACGGGAAGTCGTTCACGTCCATCGCGAAGGGGGCGGTCGACCTCGACGCTCTCGCGGATGACGCCGACGGTGATGCCGACGCGGAAGCCAAGGCGGACAAGGAGAAGCAGGCCGAATCGTTCGCGGGGTTGCTCGGCTGGTTGGGCGAGACGCTGTCCGACGATGTCAGCGAGGCCCGCCTCTCATCGCGTCTCACCGAGTCGGCTGCGTGCCTGGTGGGCGACACGTTCTCGATGTCCCCGCAGCTCGAGAAGCTCTACCGTGCCTCCGGGCAGGAACTGCCGAAGTCCAAGCGTGCCCTGGAACTCAACGCCGATCACCCGTTGGTCACCGGACTCAACGCGGCATTCGTTGCGGGCGACGATCATTCCGCGCTGGTGGGCACCGCGAAGCTCGTCTACGGGATGGCCGTGATCGCCGAAGGCGGTGAGCTCGGCGATCCCGCGGAGTTCGCAAAGCTGTTGGCGGGCACGCTGACCGACTCGCTGGGCTCGGTCGAGTCCTGA
- a CDS encoding PIG-L family deacetylase gives MPPPRLLFVHAHPDDESLWTGGAIARHVARGGDADLIMCTWAEGTWRHAELIDAARELGLPRPPIMLGYADDRVPESAPESQRFCTGSFDEQVRTLTQHIRRLRPDAIVTYDAIGIYGHPDHIHAHRLASCAADAAASPRLYRSEGDAWQTRSIYFATIAEWMVDDVRGDLFASTPRDYLPGTPESAIDLTLDVMPWRDRKAAGIRAHKTELTRSRTMQALMAMPPERRSRLLGTENFIRRDLVPDGVDLG, from the coding sequence ATGCCTCCTCCTCGTCTGCTCTTCGTGCACGCCCACCCCGATGACGAATCGCTGTGGACCGGTGGCGCCATCGCCCGGCACGTCGCGCGCGGCGGGGACGCCGACCTGATCATGTGCACGTGGGCGGAGGGCACCTGGCGCCACGCCGAACTGATCGATGCCGCCCGCGAGCTGGGACTCCCCCGCCCACCGATCATGCTCGGCTATGCCGACGACCGGGTTCCGGAATCCGCGCCGGAGTCGCAGCGATTCTGCACCGGGTCGTTCGACGAGCAGGTCCGGACGCTGACGCAGCACATCCGTCGCCTGCGCCCCGACGCGATCGTCACCTACGACGCGATCGGGATCTACGGACATCCCGATCACATCCATGCGCACCGCCTCGCATCGTGCGCAGCCGACGCCGCGGCGAGCCCCCGCCTGTATCGGTCCGAGGGCGACGCGTGGCAGACGCGGTCGATCTACTTCGCGACCATTGCCGAATGGATGGTCGACGATGTGCGGGGCGATCTCTTCGCCAGCACCCCGCGCGACTACCTGCCGGGCACCCCGGAATCGGCGATCGATCTGACGCTCGACGTGATGCCGTGGCGCGACCGGAAGGCGGCGGGCATCAGAGCGCACAAGACGGAGCTGACGCGGAGCCGGACCATGCAGGCGTTGATGGCGATGCCGCCGGAACGGCGCAGCCGCCTGCTCGGCACCGAGAACTTCATTCGTCGTGACCTGGTGCCGGACGGTGTCGACCTGGGCTGA